In the genome of Anabaena cylindrica PCC 7122, the window TCTATTCTCCCCTATTCGCTGTTAAGAGTTCCTAATGACTAATGACTAATGACTAATGACTAATTTATAACAAATGCCAAACTATAGTACCAATAAGATACATTAAAGCCAAGGCTGCAAAGGTAATTTGTAAGCGTTGGAGAATGGGTTTAATTTCGTAGGAGACAATCAAGCGATCGCGTGTGATGACTTCCTGGGGTTTTGTCCAGGTTTGTCCGTCGTACCAACCAGATTCTTCATAGAATACTGTGGGACTGTAAAGGCGATCGCGCACATAGAACCAACCCAAGTACAACCGCACCAATACCATCACCACCCCAACGCTTGCTGTGGCTGCTCCACAAAGCACAAAATAAACCATATTCTTTTGTGGAGGAAAGCTGGCCGCAGCTACAGGCCCTGCCAATAGCCACGACCAACTCCAAATCCAAAAAATTTTGCTGGTGTAATCGCGCCACTTTGCAGCGCTATCACGAAACAGCCACGCATTTTTTAACTCTTCGTACTCATTGAGCGGTTGTTGTTCTGTAGGAACTGGGCAATTAGAAACCGAGGATTTCATCATCTGGGCTGATCCTCACCATCATCGGAGTTTGGTAGCGAAATGCGTTCGGCATGAACCCAGAACGCTTCTAAATTATAAAACTCCCGTTCTTTTGGCATCATGATGTGAACAATCACATCACCATAGTCTTGTAGCACCCAACTTCCCTCAGCCTTTCCTTCTGTTCTTAGGGGACGACGTTGCAACTCGCTTTCAACTTTGGCTTCAATTGCGGCTGCGATCGCTCTGACTTGTACCCTAGAATAACCAGTCATCATCACAAAATAGTCAGACAGGTAAGAAACCTCTGCTACCCTAAGCAGTAAGATCTCGCCAGCTTTGCGTTCTGACCCAGCTTCGGCGATGGTTATAGCTAATTTGCCACTGCCATCATCAGTTTGAGCCATTGATCTGTTCACAGTATTC includes:
- a CDS encoding CGLD27 family protein, with amino-acid sequence MMKSSVSNCPVPTEQQPLNEYEELKNAWLFRDSAAKWRDYTSKIFWIWSWSWLLAGPVAAASFPPQKNMVYFVLCGAATASVGVVMVLVRLYLGWFYVRDRLYSPTVFYEESGWYDGQTWTKPQEVITRDRLIVSYEIKPILQRLQITFAALALMYLIGTIVWHLL
- the rsfS gene encoding ribosome silencing factor → MTDYFQGNFPLQSVPLTKNTVNRSMAQTDDGSGKLAITIAEAGSERKAGEILLLRVAEVSYLSDYFVMMTGYSRVQVRAIAAAIEAKVESELQRRPLRTEGKAEGSWVLQDYGDVIVHIMMPKEREFYNLEAFWVHAERISLPNSDDGEDQPR